From Gemmatimonadota bacterium, a single genomic window includes:
- a CDS encoding undecaprenyl-diphosphate phosphatase → MTDLTWWQGLVLGLVQGLTEFLPISSSGHLVLAEEFVGYRPQGVFFEIIVHLATLFSVVIAYRQRILELLKGLVAGRREAFTDAGLLILASIPAAVAGLLWRDYFERTFHSPVDLGWQFLATAVLLWSTKFAAERAKGSPINWWRSILIGVGQAVAIIPAISRSGTTIAAALWTGVTPAVAAEFSFLMSIIVIAGTGILELGKIPTGVSLTEPGLVTAFGAALVSGIVAIRFLVALLRSGRFHLFAPYCAVMGVFCLVWFGWLGR, encoded by the coding sequence ATGACGGATCTGACTTGGTGGCAGGGACTCGTCCTCGGCCTGGTGCAAGGCCTCACCGAATTCCTCCCGATCTCCAGTTCGGGACACCTGGTCTTGGCCGAGGAGTTCGTCGGCTACCGCCCCCAAGGGGTCTTCTTCGAAATCATCGTCCACTTGGCCACGCTGTTCTCGGTGGTGATCGCCTATCGGCAGCGGATCCTCGAGTTACTGAAGGGCCTGGTTGCCGGCCGGCGTGAGGCGTTCACCGATGCCGGGTTACTCATCCTGGCGTCGATCCCGGCCGCCGTGGCCGGCTTGCTCTGGCGGGATTACTTCGAACGGACGTTCCATTCGCCGGTCGACCTTGGGTGGCAGTTCTTGGCCACCGCCGTCTTGCTCTGGAGTACCAAGTTCGCCGCCGAGCGGGCGAAGGGATCTCCGATCAACTGGTGGCGTTCGATCCTGATCGGGGTAGGGCAGGCGGTGGCCATCATCCCGGCCATTTCGCGGTCAGGAACGACGATCGCCGCGGCGCTTTGGACCGGCGTGACCCCGGCCGTCGCCGCGGAATTTTCGTTCTTGATGTCGATCATTGTCATCGCGGGCACCGGGATCCTTGAACTCGGGAAGATCCCGACCGGCGTGTCGCTGACCGAGCCCGGCCTCGTCACCGCCTTCGGGGCTGCCCTCGTTTCCGGCATCGTGGCCATTCGGTTCCTCGTGGCCCTGCTCCGGAGCGGCCGGTTCCATCTGTTCGCCCCGTATTGCGCGGTAATGGGCGTTTTCTGTTTGGTGTGGTTCGGCTGGCTCGGCCGCTAG
- a CDS encoding biotin--[acetyl-CoA-carboxylase] ligase, giving the protein MIHRAGAVDSTQDLAHTLAQAGAAHGTTVVADHQRQGRGTRGRAWSSGPGGLWMSVILRPDLAPTVEGLSVRIGLEVAAALEPIIRPDQSIVLKWPNDLLVADRKLGGILCEARWTGDRPGWIVVGIGVNVANEVGAEAAAAAVRLADVGGPSEPAAIEALVRNAILVASAQSGPLSPAELAAFARRNWLGGRRVDGPVAGVAGGLRPDGRLLVHQADGTDAAVLGSVTLSDLAPTRASH; this is encoded by the coding sequence GTGATCCATCGCGCCGGGGCGGTCGATTCGACCCAGGATCTTGCCCACACGCTGGCCCAAGCGGGCGCGGCGCACGGGACGACGGTGGTGGCCGATCACCAGCGCCAGGGTCGGGGTACCCGGGGGCGGGCCTGGAGCTCGGGGCCCGGAGGGCTCTGGATGAGTGTGATTCTCCGGCCGGATCTGGCCCCGACGGTGGAGGGGCTGAGCGTCCGGATCGGGCTCGAGGTGGCGGCGGCGCTCGAGCCGATCATTCGCCCCGACCAGTCGATTGTGCTCAAGTGGCCTAACGATCTCTTGGTGGCGGACCGCAAACTCGGCGGCATCCTCTGCGAGGCTCGGTGGACCGGCGACCGGCCCGGCTGGATCGTGGTTGGAATCGGGGTCAACGTGGCTAACGAGGTCGGAGCCGAGGCGGCCGCCGCCGCGGTTCGGTTGGCCGACGTAGGCGGCCCGTCGGAGCCGGCCGCCATCGAGGCCCTGGTCCGCAATGCCATTCTCGTCGCGTCCGCTCAAAGCGGCCCGCTCTCCCCGGCCGAATTGGCGGCGTTTGCACGGCGTAATTGGCTCGGCGGGCGGCGAGTCGACGGCCCCGTTGCCGGCGTGGCGGGCGGCCTTCGGCCTGACGGCCGCCTGCTCGTGCACCAAGCCGACGGCACCGACGCCGCCGTGCTCGGGTCCGTCACGCTATCCGACTTGGCTCCAACTCGGGCAAGCCATTAG